The Hyalangium gracile genome has a window encoding:
- a CDS encoding acyl-CoA dehydrogenase — translation MSAGINHYKTDLRELFFTLFEQFGFGQVAGQVPFEAWGPDEAKAVLQETYRFSKEVLGPLNTTGDREGCRVENGTVLTPKGFKDAWKLLWEQGFKTVGVATDHGGQGAPMMLQVAVEEMLCGANAAFNMYPGLTFGAAELLAECGTADQKKKYVEKLLNGTWGGTMCLTEPHAGSDVGAAKTTARRNPDGTYNIRGTKIFISAGDHDLAENIIHLVLARVEGAAPGTKGLSLFIVPKLRVGADGGSGESNDVSLGSIEHKMGINGSATCVLNFGENDKCLGELVGGVEHIGMSQMFKMMNGARIAVGIQGVGLASAAYFNALEYAKERKQGGHFTKFKDPTAPRVSIIEHPDVRRMLLEMKAHVEGMRALIIKLAMHTDKARQMAGKDDDRAAYHRGQVEVLTPLVKAYASDQAFRLTAQAIQVYGGAGFIKDYPVEQYCRDSKIFSIYEGTNHIQAMDLVGRKLGQAGGAHFQQFMEDVGGFIEANREHKTFGAEVKQLAAAQEGLMSSAMALLGWSQDPAKVPLIPLSANRFLQMMSEVAVGWLLLEAAVLAEKSAEKLSATDPDRAFYDGKKWSALWYARNVLPNVEQAARLMAQEDSSPMQIPDAAFAASL, via the coding sequence ATGTCCGCCGGAATCAACCACTACAAGACAGATCTTCGAGAGCTCTTCTTCACCCTGTTCGAGCAGTTCGGCTTCGGGCAGGTGGCGGGACAGGTGCCCTTCGAGGCCTGGGGCCCCGACGAGGCCAAGGCCGTCCTCCAGGAGACCTACCGGTTCTCCAAGGAAGTGCTCGGGCCCTTGAACACCACGGGCGATCGCGAGGGCTGTCGCGTGGAGAACGGCACCGTCCTCACGCCCAAGGGCTTCAAGGATGCATGGAAGCTGCTCTGGGAGCAGGGCTTCAAGACGGTGGGCGTGGCCACCGACCATGGCGGCCAGGGCGCGCCGATGATGCTGCAGGTGGCGGTGGAGGAGATGCTCTGCGGCGCCAACGCGGCGTTCAACATGTACCCGGGGCTGACGTTCGGCGCGGCGGAGCTGCTGGCCGAGTGCGGCACCGCGGACCAGAAGAAGAAGTACGTGGAGAAGCTGCTCAACGGCACGTGGGGCGGGACGATGTGCCTCACCGAGCCGCACGCGGGCTCGGACGTGGGCGCGGCCAAGACGACGGCGCGCCGCAACCCGGACGGCACCTACAACATCCGCGGCACGAAGATCTTTATCTCCGCGGGCGACCATGATCTGGCGGAGAACATCATCCACCTGGTGCTGGCGCGCGTGGAGGGCGCGGCGCCTGGCACCAAGGGCCTGTCGCTGTTCATCGTGCCCAAGCTGCGCGTGGGCGCCGACGGCGGCTCTGGCGAGTCCAACGACGTGAGCCTGGGCTCCATCGAGCACAAGATGGGCATCAACGGCTCGGCCACCTGTGTGCTGAACTTCGGCGAGAACGACAAGTGTCTCGGCGAGCTGGTGGGCGGCGTCGAGCACATCGGCATGAGCCAGATGTTCAAGATGATGAACGGGGCTCGCATCGCCGTGGGCATCCAGGGCGTGGGCCTGGCCTCGGCGGCCTACTTCAACGCGCTGGAGTACGCCAAGGAGCGCAAGCAGGGCGGCCACTTCACCAAGTTCAAGGATCCGACGGCGCCGCGCGTCTCCATCATCGAGCACCCGGACGTACGCCGCATGCTGCTGGAGATGAAGGCGCACGTGGAGGGCATGCGCGCGCTCATCATCAAGCTGGCCATGCACACCGACAAGGCCAGGCAGATGGCCGGCAAGGACGATGACCGGGCCGCCTACCACCGCGGGCAGGTGGAGGTGCTCACGCCGCTGGTGAAGGCGTACGCGTCCGACCAGGCCTTCCGGCTGACGGCGCAGGCCATCCAGGTCTACGGCGGCGCGGGCTTCATCAAGGACTACCCGGTGGAGCAGTACTGCCGCGACTCGAAGATCTTCTCCATCTACGAGGGCACCAACCACATCCAGGCGATGGACCTGGTGGGCCGCAAGCTGGGCCAGGCCGGCGGCGCGCACTTCCAGCAGTTCATGGAGGACGTGGGCGGCTTCATCGAGGCCAACCGCGAGCACAAGACGTTCGGGGCCGAGGTGAAGCAGCTGGCGGCGGCGCAGGAGGGGCTCATGTCGAGCGCCATGGCGCTGCTGGGCTGGTCGCAGGATCCGGCCAAGGTGCCGCTCATCCCGCTGTCGGCCAACCGCTTCCTGCAGATGATGTCCGAGGTGGCGGTGGGCTGGCTGCTGCTGGAGGCGGCGGTGCTGGCGGAGAAGTCGGCCGAGAAGCTGTCGGCGACGGATCCGGACCGGGCCTTCTACGACGGCAAGAAGTGGAGCGCCCTCTGGTACGCCCGCAACGTGCTGCCCAACGTGGAGCAGGCCGCGCGGCTCATGGCCCAGGAGGACTCCTCGCCCATGCAGATCCCAGACGCCGCCTTCGCCGCGTCGCTGTAG
- a CDS encoding protease has protein sequence MTAPTGTEGLQAGAALQCEASVPPTLKVGEPVVVTFRIRNPTPQTLYVLKWRSPFEGQPRSRFLEITRDGVEVQYQGPMIKRGDPSAGDYASVPASTADTKGEAELAIEASLAYDFSQPGTYRIAYRGPLMDATAQESEVPRPLAQHRAMPVECPEVQTTIVAP, from the coding sequence ATGACGGCCCCCACGGGGACGGAGGGGCTCCAGGCGGGAGCCGCCCTGCAGTGCGAGGCGAGCGTGCCCCCCACGCTGAAGGTCGGCGAGCCGGTGGTGGTCACCTTCCGGATCCGCAACCCCACGCCGCAGACGCTCTACGTGCTCAAGTGGCGCTCGCCGTTCGAGGGGCAGCCGCGCAGCAGGTTCCTGGAGATCACCCGTGACGGCGTCGAGGTCCAGTACCAGGGGCCGATGATCAAGCGGGGCGATCCATCAGCGGGTGACTACGCCTCCGTTCCCGCGAGCACCGCCGACACGAAGGGCGAGGCCGAGCTGGCGATCGAGGCGTCCCTGGCCTACGACTTCTCGCAGCCGGGCACCTACCGCATCGCCTACCGGGGCCCGCTGATGGATGCCACCGCGCAGGAGTCCGAGGTGCCCCGTCCCCTGGCGCAGCACCGCGCCATGCCGGTGGAGTGCCCCGAGGTGCAGACGACCATCGTCGCGCCCTGA
- a CDS encoding M35 family metallo-endopeptidase, protein MMKASRRWLVGGIVGVSLLSACGAPEEQSGDTREVLAPEAVAGDVAVKVSAGTSSMAAKDDVLVTVTLTNVSGHPVRLLKRNTPVDGIKNELFHITRDGAEARYLGRHYKWAAPQAEDYLTLAAGESVTRTVNLSEVYEFEQTGSYSIAYAEGVHGEAAQFTSNNVDVWVEGRPHVLPEEAGGREVTAFGLSTTSCSSTQTSAISSGFSSAKTYAANSLAYLTNTTPSGTPRYTTWFGAFSSANWNTAKSHFSAINNAFNNAAVVVTCACTDSAYAYVYPTQPYKIWVCNAFWNAPTTGTDSKAGTLVHEMSHFNVVAATDDHAYGQTACKNLAKTNAKRALANADSHEYFAENTPAQN, encoded by the coding sequence ATGATGAAGGCCTCTCGTCGCTGGTTGGTCGGAGGAATCGTTGGCGTCTCCCTGCTGAGCGCCTGTGGCGCACCGGAGGAGCAGTCCGGCGACACGCGCGAGGTGCTCGCGCCCGAGGCAGTCGCCGGTGACGTAGCGGTGAAGGTGTCCGCGGGCACCTCCTCCATGGCGGCCAAGGATGACGTGCTGGTGACGGTCACCCTCACCAACGTCTCGGGCCACCCGGTGCGGCTGCTGAAGCGGAACACGCCGGTGGACGGCATCAAGAACGAGCTGTTCCACATCACCCGCGACGGCGCCGAGGCGCGCTACCTCGGCCGTCACTACAAGTGGGCGGCTCCGCAGGCCGAGGATTATCTCACCCTGGCCGCGGGCGAGAGCGTGACTCGCACCGTGAACCTGTCGGAGGTCTACGAGTTCGAGCAGACCGGCAGCTACTCCATCGCCTACGCCGAGGGCGTCCACGGCGAGGCCGCGCAGTTCACGTCCAACAACGTGGACGTGTGGGTCGAGGGCCGCCCCCACGTCCTGCCGGAGGAGGCCGGTGGCCGTGAGGTGACGGCGTTCGGCCTGTCCACCACCAGCTGCAGCAGCACCCAGACCTCGGCCATCAGCTCGGGCTTCAGCAGCGCGAAGACGTACGCGGCCAACTCGCTGGCCTACCTGACCAACACCACCCCGAGCGGCACCCCGCGCTACACCACGTGGTTCGGCGCCTTCTCGAGCGCCAACTGGAACACCGCGAAGAGCCACTTCTCGGCCATCAACAACGCCTTCAACAACGCCGCGGTGGTCGTGACCTGCGCCTGCACGGACAGCGCCTACGCCTACGTCTACCCGACGCAGCCGTACAAGATCTGGGTGTGCAACGCCTTCTGGAACGCGCCCACCACGGGCACGGACTCGAAGGCCGGCACGCTGGTCCATGAGATGAGCCACTTCAACGTGGTGGCGGCCACGGATGACCACGCCTACGGCCAGACCGCCTGCAAGAACCTGGCGAAGACCAACGCCAAGCGGGCGCTGGCCAACGCGGACAGCCACGAGTACTTCGCCGAGAACACCCCCGCGCAGAACTGA
- a CDS encoding TonB-dependent receptor domain-containing protein: protein MGRFQLISVLVAVSSTALAQEGSGLRGRLTDAKTGEPLLVCPVSVIAGGNITVDTDLEGNYELALPPGKYDVRFWCDQYEGVDVKNVQVAQGFMTRDIALKPVEGAFVEEVVVIGTVDTKSESGLLLQRKMANTVQDSIGSEQISRSPDSNAGDAVKRVTSATVVGRNVFLRGLGGRYAATVVNGVSLPSTDPDGHQAPLDLFPNALLSTLTVQKTYSAEMGGAFAGGVLGIETNSYPATFQTQVKLSLGANSESTFHSRRSYAGGSLDALGFDDGSRGLPESVPEDRPLTTRDPQAEQVSESFSNVWSSRKSAGLPNGSLNVSVGNTHQWSGGRAFGYLASATFSRSAAATNADVQTFRIDDQDLIPKDIYSSEFGATNTNLGVLLNAGYQLDALNDVSMLALFSRSTEDSAQVLQGFSDTDGADFDATRLKFSERMLSFNQLRGTHRFGADSSVVLRWQGNVSVTQAEEPDTRDLMYLEDEGVRRFRQAANSGERFFSHLQDTSGGASATVSLPVGPAEFKVGGSAQLSKRSFDARRFAFMFVGEDPALLALPAEELFGAENIGPSVLAEERTFVTDRYDGNQALYAGFVNAELPLMERLRATAGVRLEVFSQRLESGSPFAQGQVPEATRRTTVNPLPALNLVYAVTDKANLRAGYSFTVARPQFREIAPFLYYDAIRRRSVSGNPDLVSSRIHNADLRWEWFPTENEVFSVGGFYKRFLDPIEQVVVSSIQGDVGYRNADRADALGLELEGRASLGRVSEALRSLRVGANLSLISSRVKLGSQQQISTSESRPLQGQSPYVANVNVGYLQESWGTEVTLLYNVFGRRISEVGFNRLPDTYERSFHRVDLTLTQRLSEDLRLKLTGTNLLNQSAVFQQLGTDVFRYRPGLTATAQVEWTLR, encoded by the coding sequence ATGGGTCGCTTCCAACTGATTTCGGTTCTCGTTGCAGTCAGCAGTACCGCCCTGGCGCAGGAAGGCTCGGGCCTTCGCGGGCGGCTCACGGACGCCAAGACGGGTGAGCCGTTGCTGGTGTGTCCGGTGTCGGTGATTGCCGGAGGAAACATCACCGTCGACACCGATCTGGAGGGCAACTACGAGCTGGCCCTCCCGCCGGGGAAGTATGACGTGCGCTTCTGGTGTGACCAGTACGAGGGTGTAGACGTCAAGAACGTCCAGGTGGCGCAGGGCTTCATGACGCGTGACATCGCGCTCAAGCCGGTGGAGGGCGCGTTCGTCGAAGAGGTGGTGGTCATCGGCACGGTGGACACCAAGAGCGAGAGCGGCCTGCTGCTCCAGCGGAAGATGGCCAACACCGTGCAGGACTCCATTGGCAGCGAGCAGATCTCCCGCTCGCCGGACTCGAACGCGGGCGACGCCGTCAAGCGCGTGACGTCCGCCACGGTGGTGGGCCGCAACGTCTTCCTGCGCGGGCTGGGCGGGCGCTACGCCGCCACCGTCGTCAACGGGGTGTCGCTGCCCAGCACGGACCCGGACGGACACCAGGCGCCGCTGGACCTGTTCCCCAACGCGCTCCTGTCCACGCTGACGGTGCAGAAGACCTACTCGGCGGAGATGGGGGGCGCCTTCGCGGGCGGCGTGCTCGGCATCGAGACCAACTCCTACCCCGCGACGTTCCAGACCCAGGTGAAGCTGTCCCTGGGGGCCAACTCCGAGTCCACCTTCCACTCGCGCCGCAGCTACGCCGGCGGCAGCCTGGACGCGCTGGGCTTCGATGACGGGAGCCGGGGACTGCCCGAGAGCGTCCCCGAGGACCGGCCGCTCACGACGCGCGATCCCCAGGCCGAGCAGGTGAGCGAGAGCTTCTCCAACGTCTGGAGCAGCCGGAAGTCCGCCGGCCTGCCCAACGGCAGCCTGAACGTGTCGGTGGGCAACACCCACCAGTGGAGCGGGGGACGCGCCTTCGGCTACCTGGCCAGCGCGACCTTCTCCCGGAGCGCCGCCGCGACGAACGCCGATGTCCAGACGTTCCGCATCGACGACCAGGATCTGATCCCCAAGGACATCTACAGCTCGGAGTTCGGCGCCACGAACACGAACCTGGGCGTGCTGCTCAACGCCGGCTACCAGCTGGACGCGCTGAACGACGTGAGCATGCTGGCGCTCTTCAGCCGCTCGACGGAGGACTCCGCGCAGGTGCTGCAGGGCTTCTCCGACACGGACGGCGCCGACTTCGACGCCACGCGCCTGAAGTTCTCCGAGCGCATGCTGAGCTTCAACCAGCTCCGGGGCACGCACCGCTTCGGCGCGGACAGCTCGGTGGTGCTGCGCTGGCAGGGCAACGTGTCCGTGACCCAGGCCGAGGAGCCGGACACCCGCGACCTGATGTACCTGGAGGATGAGGGCGTGCGGCGCTTCCGCCAGGCCGCCAACAGCGGAGAGCGCTTCTTCTCCCACCTCCAGGACACCAGCGGCGGCGCCAGCGCCACCGTGAGCCTCCCGGTGGGGCCGGCGGAGTTCAAGGTGGGCGGCTCGGCGCAGCTGTCCAAGCGCTCCTTCGATGCGCGGCGCTTCGCCTTCATGTTCGTCGGCGAGGATCCGGCCCTCCTGGCCCTGCCGGCCGAGGAGCTGTTCGGGGCGGAGAACATCGGCCCCTCGGTGCTCGCCGAGGAGCGCACCTTCGTCACCGACCGCTACGACGGGAACCAGGCCCTCTATGCCGGCTTCGTCAACGCGGAGCTGCCGCTGATGGAGCGGCTGCGCGCCACGGCGGGGGTGCGGCTCGAGGTCTTCTCCCAGCGGCTCGAGTCCGGCAGCCCCTTCGCCCAGGGCCAGGTGCCCGAGGCCACGCGCCGCACCACCGTCAACCCGCTGCCCGCGCTGAACCTGGTCTACGCGGTGACGGACAAGGCGAACCTGCGCGCCGGCTACAGCTTCACGGTGGCCCGGCCCCAGTTCCGCGAGATCGCCCCGTTCCTCTACTACGACGCCATCCGCCGCCGCAGCGTGAGCGGCAACCCGGACCTGGTCTCCTCGCGCATCCACAACGCGGACCTGCGCTGGGAGTGGTTCCCCACCGAGAACGAGGTCTTCTCCGTGGGCGGCTTCTACAAGCGCTTCCTCGATCCCATCGAGCAGGTGGTGGTGAGCTCCATCCAGGGGGATGTGGGCTACCGCAACGCGGACCGGGCGGATGCGCTGGGGCTCGAACTGGAAGGCCGCGCCTCCCTGGGCCGGGTGAGCGAGGCGCTGCGCTCGCTGCGCGTGGGCGCCAACCTGAGCCTCATCTCCTCGCGCGTGAAGCTGGGCAGCCAGCAGCAGATCAGCACCAGTGAGAGCCGTCCGCTGCAGGGCCAGTCTCCCTATGTGGCCAACGTCAATGTCGGCTACCTGCAGGAGTCCTGGGGCACCGAGGTGACGCTGCTCTACAACGTCTTCGGGCGGCGCATCTCGGAGGTGGGCTTCAACCGCCTGCCGGACACCTACGAGCGGTCGTTCCACCGCGTGGACCTGACGCTCACCCAGCGGCTCTCCGAGGATCTGCGCCTGAAGCTGACGGGCACCAACCTGCTCAACCAGTCCGCCGTCTTCCAGCAGCTGGGCACGGACGTCTTCCGCTACCGCCCCGGCCTCACGGCCACCGCGCAGGTCGAGTGGACGCTGCGCTGA
- a CDS encoding ExbD/TolR family protein: protein MAMGKTPGNRDGDEGDEGVFAEINITPLTDIFLVLLIIFMVTSTVIVQQGPGGGAKSGLKVNLPKGGATDVTARTTDLSVAVLADGRYVLGGNVVSQDELRVAFDKAKVDNPDTLVIVQADEGVPHGTVVGVMELAKKAGLAQLAIGVREGE, encoded by the coding sequence ATGGCGATGGGAAAGACACCGGGCAACCGGGACGGCGACGAGGGTGACGAGGGCGTCTTCGCCGAGATCAACATCACCCCGCTCACGGACATCTTCCTGGTGCTGCTCATCATCTTCATGGTGACGAGCACGGTGATCGTCCAGCAGGGGCCGGGCGGCGGCGCGAAGTCCGGCCTCAAGGTGAACCTGCCCAAGGGCGGCGCCACGGACGTGACGGCGCGCACCACGGACCTGTCGGTGGCCGTGCTCGCCGACGGGCGGTACGTGCTGGGCGGCAACGTCGTCAGCCAGGACGAGCTGCGGGTCGCCTTCGACAAGGCCAAGGTGGACAACCCGGACACGCTCGTCATCGTCCAGGCCGACGAGGGCGTGCCGCACGGCACCGTCGTGGGCGTGATGGAGCTGGCCAAGAAGGCCGGCCTGGCCCAGCTCGCCATCGGCGTGCGCGAGGGCGAGTAG
- a CDS encoding MotA/TolQ/ExbB proton channel family protein has translation MSLNELLHYLRLGGVTLALLLLASVVALGVAIERLIALWGVSERSRNLGETVQKHLLRGDVAAARTAAERSDAVAADIFLAGFDRMERVKTNGGGVESAVERERAQVGLKLRRNLWILATIGSITPFVGLFGTVAGIMRSFKDLGLDVESGGTGGTAAVMTGISEALVATAVGILVAVQAMVFYNYFQARLSRVLVELRLMGDEFVELLKERPAPPPATPPSSEAPARDASHA, from the coding sequence ATGAGCCTGAACGAACTTCTTCACTATCTGCGCCTGGGCGGCGTCACCCTCGCCCTCCTCCTGCTGGCCTCCGTCGTGGCGCTGGGGGTGGCCATCGAGCGCCTCATCGCCCTGTGGGGGGTGAGCGAGCGCTCTCGCAACCTCGGGGAGACGGTCCAGAAGCACCTGCTGCGCGGGGACGTGGCCGCCGCTCGGACGGCCGCCGAGCGCTCGGATGCGGTGGCGGCCGACATCTTCCTGGCCGGGTTCGACCGGATGGAGCGGGTGAAGACGAACGGGGGCGGCGTGGAGTCGGCCGTGGAGCGCGAGCGCGCCCAGGTGGGGCTCAAGCTGCGGCGCAACCTGTGGATCCTGGCCACCATCGGCTCCATCACGCCCTTCGTGGGCCTGTTCGGCACGGTGGCCGGCATCATGCGCTCCTTCAAGGACCTGGGCCTGGACGTGGAGTCGGGCGGCACGGGCGGCACGGCGGCGGTGATGACGGGCATCTCCGAGGCGCTGGTGGCCACGGCGGTGGGCATCCTCGTCGCGGTGCAGGCGATGGTCTTCTACAACTACTTCCAGGCGCGGCTGTCGCGGGTGCTGGTGGAGCTGCGGCTGATGGGCGACGAGTTCGTGGAGCTGCTCAAGGAGCGCCCCGCCCCGCCTCCGGCTACGCCACCTTCCTCCGAGGCGCCGGCTCGCGACGCCTCGCACGCCTGA
- a CDS encoding DUF4292 domain-containing protein: MNRAAAAIFLVLLCSGCPHRIEFGPEGPIDDPERLFTLVTKAQENLVTLQGDAKLHVSSPQGSGTLSVFLAISRPGLLHMETFDFFNRPVAALVSDGQRFGLYQTEGNVFYQGPASPENVSRFLPVVLPSEELVAVMLGQVPFIPAERKTLELDRGEGVYVLKLFRGPVTQTLQVHTKYHRVVRSEVRGVPGYDLAFGNIKQEGSVVFPKEVKLLAEVAETELRLRYSDVTLNGPPDLTLFELAPPEGARVVEVDARGREVAPGPAPSPPVPPGS; encoded by the coding sequence ATGAACCGCGCGGCCGCAGCAATCTTCCTGGTCCTTCTCTGTTCAGGCTGTCCCCACCGCATCGAGTTCGGCCCCGAGGGCCCCATCGACGACCCCGAGCGCCTCTTTACGCTCGTCACCAAGGCCCAGGAGAACCTGGTGACCCTGCAGGGGGACGCCAAGCTGCACGTGAGCTCTCCCCAGGGCAGCGGCACCCTCTCGGTGTTCCTGGCCATCAGCCGCCCGGGCCTGCTGCACATGGAGACGTTCGACTTCTTCAACCGCCCGGTGGCGGCCCTGGTGTCGGACGGCCAACGCTTCGGGCTGTACCAGACGGAGGGCAACGTCTTCTACCAGGGGCCCGCCAGCCCGGAGAACGTGTCGCGCTTCCTGCCGGTGGTGCTTCCGAGCGAGGAGCTGGTGGCCGTGATGCTCGGGCAGGTGCCCTTCATCCCCGCCGAGCGCAAGACGCTGGAGCTGGACCGGGGCGAGGGCGTCTACGTGCTCAAGCTCTTCCGGGGGCCCGTCACCCAGACGCTCCAGGTCCACACCAAATACCACCGGGTGGTGCGCAGCGAGGTGAGGGGTGTCCCCGGGTACGACCTGGCCTTCGGCAACATCAAGCAGGAGGGCTCGGTCGTCTTCCCCAAGGAGGTGAAGCTCCTGGCGGAGGTGGCCGAGACGGAGCTGCGCCTGCGCTACAGCGATGTCACCCTCAACGGGCCTCCGGACCTGACCCTCTTCGAGCTGGCGCCCCCCGAGGGCGCGCGCGTGGTAGAGGTGGATGCGCGGGGGAGGGAGGTGGCCCCGGGGCCTGCTCCCTCGCCCCCCGTACCGCCCGGCTCCTGA